Part of the Deltaproteobacteria bacterium genome is shown below.
CTCCACCTCGAGAAGCTCGGCGTGAAGCTCACCCGCCTCACCGCCCGCCAGGCCGACTACATCGGCGTCCCGATCGACGGTCCCTACAAGCCGGACCATTATCGCTACTGAGCCGGGGACTGTCCCCTAGAGCTTTGCAACGATGCGGTCGGCGTAGGCGCGCAGGGCGTCGATCTTCTGGGGGAGCGGGAGGGTGTCGGGCTCGTAGGCGTTGCGGAAGCCGACGA
Proteins encoded:
- a CDS encoding adenosylhomocysteinase — protein: LHLEKLGVKLTRLTARQADYIGVPIDGPYKPDHYRY